The Achromobacter deleyi genome has a window encoding:
- a CDS encoding CaiB/BaiF CoA transferase family protein, with translation MSALTGLKVLELGTLIAGPFAARIFGEFGADVIKVETPHGPDGTGGGDPIRSWRHLHEGNSLWWTVQARNKQSIALNLKDPRAQEIARKLALDADVVVENYRPGVLEKWGLGYEQLRAINPALIMVRLSGYGQTGPMKDQPGFGAIGESMGGLRYVSGHPDRPPLRVGISIGDSIAALHGVIGAMMALRHRDATGGRWNGKDGEQSRAGQGQMVDVALYEAVFNMMESLVPEYDVAGVVRERTGGALPGIVPSNTYTTRDGQNIVIAGNGDAIFHRLMRAIGRDDLAEDPDLVRNDGRARRVGEIDGAIQQWCDGRGIEAALDALKGADVPVGKIYSVADMFSDPQFLARRMIEQHRLADGSPVKLPAVVPKLSETPGQTRWVGPKLGEHTEEVLKSLGYDSAAIDELAKTGAIGKPDN, from the coding sequence ATGTCAGCGCTGACCGGACTGAAGGTCCTGGAACTCGGCACGCTCATCGCCGGCCCGTTCGCCGCGCGCATCTTCGGCGAATTCGGCGCCGACGTCATCAAGGTGGAAACGCCGCACGGGCCCGACGGCACGGGCGGCGGCGATCCCATCCGCAGCTGGCGCCATCTGCACGAGGGCAATTCCCTGTGGTGGACGGTGCAAGCCCGCAACAAGCAATCCATCGCGCTCAACCTGAAAGATCCGCGTGCCCAGGAAATCGCCCGCAAGCTGGCGCTGGACGCCGACGTCGTGGTCGAGAACTACCGGCCCGGCGTGCTGGAGAAGTGGGGCTTGGGCTATGAGCAGCTGCGCGCCATCAACCCTGCGCTCATCATGGTGCGCCTGTCCGGCTATGGGCAGACGGGTCCGATGAAGGACCAGCCCGGCTTTGGGGCCATCGGCGAATCCATGGGCGGCCTGCGCTACGTGTCGGGCCATCCCGACCGTCCGCCGCTGCGGGTCGGCATATCGATCGGCGATTCCATCGCGGCGCTGCATGGCGTGATCGGCGCCATGATGGCGCTGCGGCACCGCGATGCCACGGGCGGGCGCTGGAACGGCAAGGATGGTGAACAATCCCGGGCGGGGCAGGGGCAGATGGTGGACGTGGCGCTCTACGAAGCCGTGTTCAACATGATGGAAAGCCTGGTCCCCGAGTACGACGTGGCAGGCGTGGTGCGCGAGCGCACCGGCGGCGCATTGCCCGGCATCGTGCCCTCCAATACCTACACCACGCGCGATGGACAGAACATCGTCATCGCCGGCAACGGCGATGCAATCTTCCATCGCCTGATGCGCGCGATAGGCCGCGATGACCTGGCCGAAGATCCGGATCTGGTGCGCAACGATGGCCGCGCGCGCCGTGTCGGCGAGATCGACGGCGCCATCCAGCAATGGTGCGACGGGCGGGGCATCGAAGCGGCGCTGGATGCGCTCAAGGGCGCCGATGTGCCCGTGGGCAAGATCTACAGCGTGGCCGATATGTTCAGCGATCCGCAGTTCCTGGCGCGGCGCATGATCGAGCAGCATCGCCTCGCCGATGGCAGTCCGGTCAAGCTGCCGGCGGTGGTTCCCAAGCTGTCCGAAACCCCTGGCCAGACGCGTTGGGTGGGCCCGAAATTAGGGGAACATACCGAGGAAGTCCTGAAATCGCTAGGGTATGATTCAGCGGCTATTGACGAGCTGGCAAAGACCGGCGCTATCGGTAAACCCGACAACTAG
- a CDS encoding ABC transporter substrate-binding protein, with the protein MSVTRRELLKMAGAAGVMGMAPAIVRAQKLEKTKVQIAVGGKPLIYYLPLTIAEARGYFKDEKLEVSIADFAGGSKALQAVVGGSADVVSGAFEHTLSMQSKGQAYRAFVLQGRAPMIGVGVSKKNLPNYKGPADLKGKKIGVTAPGSSTNMVVSFFLAKHGLKASDVSFIGVGAGAGAVTALRSGQIDAISNTDPVVSMLEMPGEIQIIVDTRTLKDTQDIFGGNMPAGCLYAPQAFIDANPNTTQALTNALVRANKWIQKAGPDEIAKVVPEAYLLGDPAVYKAALAKSMEGLSPDGMIPEDGAATALKALAAFQADFDGAKIDPSKVWTNDFARRANEKYANG; encoded by the coding sequence ATGTCAGTCACCCGCCGTGAACTGCTCAAGATGGCTGGCGCCGCCGGCGTCATGGGCATGGCCCCCGCCATCGTGCGCGCGCAAAAGCTCGAGAAGACCAAGGTCCAGATCGCAGTCGGCGGCAAGCCGCTGATCTACTACCTCCCGCTGACCATCGCGGAAGCGCGCGGCTACTTCAAGGACGAAAAGCTGGAAGTCAGCATCGCCGACTTCGCGGGCGGCTCCAAGGCCTTGCAGGCCGTGGTGGGCGGCAGCGCCGACGTAGTGTCGGGCGCCTTCGAGCACACGCTGTCCATGCAGTCCAAGGGCCAGGCCTATCGCGCCTTCGTGCTGCAGGGCCGTGCGCCGATGATCGGCGTGGGCGTGTCCAAGAAGAACCTGCCCAACTACAAGGGCCCGGCCGACCTGAAAGGCAAGAAGATCGGCGTGACCGCGCCCGGCTCGTCCACCAACATGGTGGTCAGCTTCTTCCTGGCCAAGCACGGCCTGAAGGCTTCCGATGTCTCCTTCATCGGCGTGGGCGCCGGCGCCGGCGCCGTGACCGCGCTGCGCAGCGGCCAGATCGACGCCATCTCCAATACCGACCCGGTGGTCTCGATGCTGGAAATGCCCGGCGAGATCCAGATCATCGTCGACACGCGCACCCTCAAGGACACCCAGGACATCTTCGGCGGCAACATGCCGGCGGGCTGCCTGTATGCGCCGCAAGCGTTCATCGACGCCAATCCCAACACCACCCAGGCGTTGACCAACGCGCTGGTGCGCGCCAACAAGTGGATCCAGAAGGCCGGCCCCGACGAGATCGCCAAGGTCGTGCCGGAAGCCTATCTGCTGGGCGATCCCGCCGTGTACAAGGCCGCCCTCGCCAAGAGCATGGAAGGCCTGTCGCCGGACGGCATGATCCCGGAAGACGGCGCCGCCACCGCGCTCAAGGCGCTGGCCGCCTTCCAGGCGGACTTCGACGGTGCGAAGATCGACCCCTCCAAGGTTTGGACCAATGATTTCGCGCGCCGCGCCAACGAGAAGTATGCCAATGGCTGA
- a CDS encoding ABC transporter ATP-binding protein gives MAEAALSLENISCTFVSRDDRSQRYTAVSDTTLAIAPGEFVSVVGPTGCGKSTLLNVSAGLLAPSTGQVKVFGQPLSGINSRAGYMFQGEALLPWRSALDNVVAGLDFAGVPRSEGLERGREWMRRVGLGGFEGRYPHQMSGGMRKRAMLAQTLIRDPDIILMDEPFSALDIQTRQLMENEVLDLWMAKRKAVLFITHDLDEAIAMSDRVIVLSAGPGTHPIGEFAIDLPRPRDVAEVRIDPRFVELHAAIWGVLREEVLKGYAQQKRA, from the coding sequence ATGGCTGAAGCCGCGCTATCGCTGGAAAACATAAGTTGCACCTTTGTTTCGCGTGATGACCGTTCGCAGCGCTACACCGCCGTCAGCGACACGACCCTGGCCATCGCGCCAGGGGAGTTCGTGTCGGTGGTGGGGCCGACCGGCTGCGGCAAGTCCACCCTGCTCAACGTCAGCGCCGGCTTGCTGGCGCCGTCCACGGGGCAGGTGAAGGTGTTCGGACAGCCCCTGTCCGGCATCAACTCCCGTGCGGGCTACATGTTCCAGGGCGAGGCCCTGCTGCCCTGGCGCAGCGCGCTGGACAACGTGGTGGCGGGGCTGGATTTCGCCGGCGTGCCTCGCTCAGAAGGGCTTGAGCGCGGCCGGGAATGGATGCGCCGCGTCGGCCTGGGCGGTTTCGAAGGCCGCTATCCGCACCAGATGTCGGGCGGCATGCGCAAGCGCGCCATGCTGGCCCAGACCCTGATCCGCGACCCGGACATCATCCTGATGGACGAGCCGTTCTCCGCGCTGGATATCCAGACGCGCCAGCTCATGGAGAACGAGGTCCTGGACCTGTGGATGGCCAAGCGCAAGGCCGTGCTCTTCATCACGCACGACCTGGACGAAGCCATTGCCATGAGCGATCGCGTCATTGTGCTGTCGGCCGGTCCGGGCACCCATCCCATCGGAGAATTCGCGATCGACCTGCCGCGCCCGCGCGACGTGGCCGAAGTGCGCATCGACCCGCGCTTCGTCGAGTTGCATGCAGCCATCTGGGGCGTGTTGCGCGAAGAAGTGCTCAAGGGCTACGCCCAACAGAAGCGAGCCTGA
- a CDS encoding ABC transporter permease, producing MAKLIKPGSASLRFWQLLLLVIILGVWHFASRDPKVAFFFGEPLKVWGRIWAWFVTNADIYGHLAVTLSETVLAFFIGTIAGLGFGLWLGLSPRASAILDPYIKASNSMPRVILAPIFGMWFGLGIWSKVALAVTLVFFIVFFNVYQGVREVSPTLLDNARMLGARQRQLLRHVYLPSATSWVFSSLHTSVGLAFVGAVVGEYLGSASGVGYLILQAEGTFDVNTVFAGIIVLTAFALILDTIVGVGEKRLMKWQPKSGETEKL from the coding sequence ATGGCCAAACTGATCAAACCCGGTTCCGCCAGCCTGCGCTTCTGGCAGTTGCTGTTGCTGGTCATCATCCTGGGCGTCTGGCATTTCGCGTCTCGCGATCCCAAGGTGGCGTTCTTCTTCGGCGAGCCGCTGAAGGTGTGGGGCCGCATCTGGGCCTGGTTCGTCACCAATGCCGACATCTACGGTCACCTGGCCGTGACCCTGAGCGAGACCGTGCTGGCCTTCTTCATCGGCACCATCGCCGGGCTGGGCTTCGGACTATGGCTGGGGCTGTCGCCGCGCGCCAGTGCGATCCTGGATCCCTACATCAAGGCTTCGAATTCGATGCCGCGTGTGATCCTCGCGCCCATCTTCGGCATGTGGTTCGGCCTGGGCATCTGGTCCAAGGTGGCGCTGGCGGTGACGCTGGTGTTCTTCATTGTGTTCTTCAACGTATACCAGGGCGTTCGCGAAGTCAGCCCGACATTGCTGGACAACGCCCGCATGCTGGGCGCGCGCCAGCGCCAGCTGCTGCGCCACGTCTATCTGCCGTCGGCCACCAGCTGGGTGTTCTCGAGCCTGCACACGTCGGTGGGCCTGGCCTTCGTGGGCGCGGTCGTGGGTGAATACCTGGGCTCGGCAAGCGGGGTGGGTTACCTGATCCTGCAAGCGGAAGGCACGTTCGACGTGAACACCGTGTTCGCGGGCATCATCGTGCTGACGGCCTTCGCGCTGATCCTGGACACCATCGTCGGGGTGGGCGAAAAGCGCCTGATGAAGTGGCAGCCCAAGTCGGGCGAAACCGAAAAGCTGTAG
- a CDS encoding biliverdin-producing heme oxygenase translates to MISPVHQTLRAGTRERHETLDQGLALAGGDVDRAGYLNYLRALLGWLEPVEQRLWQLDWPGSLQAPVRADKSAWLREDLIQAGDTTPVPRCEDWPALEAPDAYALGVAYVVEGSQLGGRFLARRLQDVAPALPLRYLHGYGEQVGPLWKEFLLFLDSEAGAEGREAHALQGARDAFDSLTAWLRSQHALRG, encoded by the coding sequence ATGATCTCGCCGGTTCACCAAACGCTGCGCGCAGGCACGCGCGAACGTCACGAAACACTGGACCAGGGCCTGGCGTTGGCCGGCGGCGACGTCGACCGCGCCGGCTACCTGAACTACCTGCGCGCGCTGCTGGGCTGGCTGGAACCCGTGGAACAGCGGCTCTGGCAGCTGGATTGGCCCGGCAGCCTGCAGGCGCCCGTGCGCGCCGACAAGAGCGCCTGGCTGCGCGAGGATCTGATCCAGGCCGGCGACACCACGCCCGTGCCGCGATGCGAGGACTGGCCCGCGCTGGAGGCGCCCGATGCCTATGCGCTGGGCGTGGCTTACGTGGTGGAGGGGTCGCAGCTGGGAGGGCGCTTTCTGGCCAGGCGCTTGCAGGACGTCGCTCCCGCCCTGCCCCTGCGTTATCTGCACGGCTATGGCGAACAGGTAGGACCGCTGTGGAAGGAGTTCTTGCTGTTTCTGGACAGCGAGGCTGGCGCGGAAGGCCGCGAAGCGCATGCGCTGCAAGGCGCCCGCGATGCCTTCGACAGCCTGACCGCCTGGCTGCGCAGCCAGCACGCGCTGCGGGGCTGA
- a CDS encoding response regulator, whose product MRAMRVLLVDDNEMGSELLAEYLALSSLETRCAATASEALELAGTFAPDAVLLDILLPDMDGYELAARLRDSPKPPRIYALSGLGRHERREGSDSLFTGWIEKPANPDALLAILRQAG is encoded by the coding sequence GTGCGCGCAATGCGGGTCCTGCTGGTGGACGACAACGAAATGGGATCGGAACTGCTGGCCGAGTACCTGGCGCTTTCCTCTTTGGAAACGCGCTGCGCCGCCACCGCCAGCGAAGCCCTGGAACTGGCGGGAACATTCGCGCCCGATGCCGTGCTGCTGGACATCCTGCTGCCCGACATGGACGGCTACGAACTGGCGGCCCGCCTGCGCGATTCCCCCAAGCCTCCCCGCATCTACGCCCTGAGCGGGCTGGGGCGGCACGAGCGGCGTGAAGGCTCCGACAGCCTGTTCACGGGATGGATCGAAAAGCCCGCCAACCCCGACGCGCTGCTGGCCATCCTGCGCCAGGCCGGTTGA
- a CDS encoding ATP-binding protein translates to MNAPTQSHPPVTLANCDSEPIHIPGAIQPLGVLLAFGADGTLRYASENAAQVLESPLTLDQRCADGALPPDLARYLSIWLDNPDPVFDPLTIALGAVTYDVIGHRNADGLIIIELEQRADGTGIAEPDRIYRGIERVRRQRDVQGLLNSMVREVQRATGFDRVMAYRFHPDDSGEIVAEQHHDSLDDWVGRRYPAGDIPAQARRLYTVNTLRQIADADYQPIRVLAAPSPDSRPLDMSFCMLRSVSPIHLEYMANMGVRASMSLSLVIGGKLWGMIACHHHTPRPIPYPVRLACEALAQVLSAALANIEGNQRAEQARQSAALVSQLAERVSASENVHQALSRGQETPASLIPSDATLCLWGNSVTVFGGIAPRGELAGILCALDQSGQRLVHTTNIARDYPELQTDLVPYAGLLACKFDPMNNGWLIWLRKEQIETVVWGGKPEKQYAVGSLGPRLTPRGSFEAWREVVCGICTPWLPGELEAADNLRDELSHIATSRAADVDRARTALLAMLGHDLRDPLQSISMAATLLSKTDSGARMGERIRYSSGRMQRLISQVLDLSRLQGGLGLGIEKRLCDLSGLLISLIEEKRQAYPGLRIEPDVPAGLTLMADTDRIAQVITNLMSNARQHGAPRQPILVHATQAGDAIELRVINHGEPIAGDLLAHLFSPFKPESLGQPRNRNGLGLGLYIAEQVVRDHGGEISVDCRDGLVIFTVTLPRGMQAPQPS, encoded by the coding sequence ATGAATGCGCCCACCCAATCCCATCCGCCCGTCACGCTCGCAAACTGCGATAGCGAACCGATACACATACCGGGCGCCATCCAGCCGTTGGGCGTGCTGCTCGCGTTCGGCGCGGATGGAACGCTGCGATACGCCAGCGAGAATGCGGCGCAGGTGCTGGAATCCCCCCTGACGCTCGACCAGCGCTGCGCCGACGGCGCGCTGCCCCCGGACCTGGCGCGCTACCTCTCGATCTGGCTGGACAACCCCGACCCCGTTTTCGACCCCCTGACCATCGCGCTGGGCGCGGTCACCTACGACGTGATCGGCCACCGCAATGCGGACGGCCTGATCATCATCGAGCTGGAACAGCGCGCCGATGGCACGGGCATCGCGGAACCCGACCGCATCTATCGTGGCATAGAGCGGGTTCGGCGGCAGCGCGACGTCCAGGGCCTGCTGAACAGCATGGTGCGGGAAGTGCAGCGAGCCACCGGCTTCGACCGCGTGATGGCCTACCGCTTCCACCCCGACGACAGCGGCGAGATCGTCGCCGAACAGCACCACGACTCGCTGGATGACTGGGTGGGCCGCCGCTATCCCGCGGGCGACATCCCGGCACAGGCCCGCCGGCTCTACACAGTGAATACGCTGCGCCAGATCGCCGACGCCGATTACCAGCCCATCCGCGTGCTGGCCGCGCCTTCGCCCGATTCGCGTCCGCTGGACATGAGCTTCTGCATGTTGCGCAGCGTTTCGCCCATTCATCTGGAATACATGGCGAACATGGGCGTGCGGGCATCGATGAGCCTGTCGCTGGTGATCGGCGGCAAGCTGTGGGGCATGATTGCCTGCCATCACCATACGCCCCGGCCCATCCCCTACCCCGTCCGCCTGGCATGCGAAGCGCTGGCGCAGGTGCTGTCCGCCGCGCTGGCCAACATCGAGGGCAATCAGCGCGCCGAGCAGGCGCGCCAGAGCGCCGCGTTGGTAAGCCAGCTTGCCGAACGCGTATCCGCCTCGGAAAACGTGCATCAGGCCCTGTCCCGCGGCCAGGAGACGCCCGCATCGCTGATCCCCAGCGACGCCACGCTGTGCCTGTGGGGCAACAGCGTGACGGTGTTTGGCGGCATCGCGCCGCGCGGCGAGCTGGCCGGCATTCTGTGCGCCCTGGACCAGAGCGGCCAACGCCTGGTCCACACCACCAACATCGCGCGCGACTATCCCGAGCTGCAAACCGACCTGGTCCCATACGCGGGCCTGCTCGCCTGCAAATTCGACCCCATGAACAATGGCTGGCTGATCTGGCTGCGCAAGGAACAGATCGAAACCGTCGTATGGGGCGGCAAGCCGGAAAAGCAATACGCCGTGGGCAGCCTGGGCCCGCGCCTGACGCCGCGCGGCTCGTTCGAGGCCTGGCGCGAAGTCGTTTGCGGCATCTGCACGCCCTGGTTGCCGGGCGAACTGGAAGCCGCCGACAACCTGCGCGACGAGCTCTCCCACATCGCCACCAGCCGCGCCGCCGACGTGGACCGGGCGCGGACCGCATTGCTGGCGATGCTGGGCCATGACCTGCGCGACCCGCTGCAATCCATCTCCATGGCCGCCACCTTGTTGTCCAAGACGGATTCGGGCGCCCGCATGGGCGAACGCATCCGCTACTCCAGCGGCCGGATGCAGCGCCTGATCTCGCAGGTGCTGGACCTGTCCCGCCTGCAGGGCGGCCTGGGGCTGGGCATCGAAAAACGCTTGTGCGACCTGTCGGGACTGCTGATCAGCCTGATCGAAGAAAAGCGCCAGGCCTATCCCGGCCTGCGCATCGAACCGGACGTGCCGGCCGGCCTGACCCTCATGGCCGACACCGACCGCATCGCGCAAGTCATCACCAACCTGATGAGCAACGCGCGCCAGCACGGCGCACCGCGCCAGCCCATCCTGGTCCACGCCACGCAAGCCGGCGACGCCATCGAACTGCGCGTCATCAACCATGGCGAACCCATTGCCGGGGACTTGCTGGCACATCTCTTTTCGCCTTTCAAGCCGGAATCGCTGGGCCAGCCGCGCAACCGCAACGGCCTGGGGCTGGGCCTGTACATCGCCGAGCAGGTCGTGCGCGACCACGGCGGCGAGATCTCGGTCGACTGCCGCGACGGGCTGGTCATATTCACGGTGACGCTGCCGCGCGGAATGCAAGCGCCGCAACCCTCTTGA